GTggccagcggaggcgacagacgAGAGTTGATCCTTTTCAAAAatttgtctcctctcgcctttctctcctctgcttgGTCTGTCTCTTCCGCCGCTTTTTTCGCGCTTTCCTCTTCCCCTTCGCCATTCTCATgctccgcgtccgctgcgcgttcttcgtctttctctccgcTTTTGTCGCGGCGATCCTTTGCttttccgcgctcgcctcctctttcgGCCGACTTCACTTCATCGGAAActgcttcgcgtcgtcgtgtctcgcagcgcgcttcttctcttctttcctcctcggcttcgttccctccgtcctcctccgcgtctgctccCTCGCGCCCGTCAGTGTCGACTTCGCCGCATTCGCCTCAAGTCCCTTATGCGGgccttccttcttcctcggcttcttctctcttttcgtcTGAGGAGAACGCAGCTCCAGACGCTTCGCCCGCGGACttgccggcggaggagatAGTCCGCTTCCGCCGCAAGCTGGAGGAGCTGACTGGGCTCGAGTTCTCGCACGAGttgaagcgccgcggcatcGCAGTGCCGGCTAAGGAGCCGCAGAAAGTCCTCGACGCCCTAgtccgcgtcctccacaACGAGCTCCGCGACATCGATGCGAAGCATCGACTCGAGGCGCGccacgacggcgagggcgagggcgaggtggacctggaaggcgcgcccgccgctcgcggagggGAGGAAGCGACTCAGCCGCGACCACACTtgacgcagagcgaggcagcgaggcgcgaggcactTTTGAGTGCCTTGCAGCGTATGCCTCTAGAAGAGGCTGCTGGGCTCGTGAAGGCCCTCCAAGACGCGGAGCACAGGGAACGACGCctccgacgcggcgcggctgcttcttccgccgcgggcggcggcgcccagagCGGGCAAGAAGCAGCCGCGCTGCGTGAGGCGGCAGGACGTGGAGCAGAGCACAAGGCGGCAACCGAAAGGCTTCGAGACAGtcccgaggcgcgcgagccgctgggagagagaggcaaagacgacgcgacggttgccgagaaagagacgaggcgaccgcgaaaGTCTGCGTTCGCGCACACggctgaggcggaggaggaggactaCGGGAGCGACCCGAGTGGCGTTGAGCCGCCAGAAATCCGCTTTTTCCCTGAGGCTGCCTCGGCCGAGTACTGGCGGCCCAAGCACGCGTGGCGGAGCGAGCTCTCGACTCTCGCGGACCAACTGGAGCTGCTGAGCGAGAAGAGCCCGTCTGATCCTGCGAAGCTGCTTctcggcgaaggagcgcgcAGCCGAAAGACAGCCTTctcagacgcggcggcagacgcgcgaggtggggacgccggcagcgagcCGGGTGGGGCGAGTGTGAGGAGACACAAGGCCCGTGGACGCCGTGCGGCGGGCGATGGCGCCGatgcggagcgaggcgagcggagggaCGAGGCAGCTGTGTCTGAGGAGGAACCTCTCGCAGACTTTCTCCCTTCGTGCGATGATGGAGAGCCCGACGCGCTAGACGCGCTGGTGGAAGAACACGTCGAACGCGCGCCTAGGCTCGTCGCGGTCAAGGACTTGCTGCGCCGCGAACTCGTGACCctttctctcgtcgccgcgcgacctCCCGCTCCTGAGGCCGAGGATGGACGCCCGTGTgttgaaggcgaagaagctgacagagaggaggacgcgcgaggtgcagcgcatgcgcagagcggATCCGccgggcgaagaggcgccggcagcggagcGGACGCGCTGTGGGGGCCCCGTCTGGCGAgccgagacgaagacgacgaggaagaagacgaagacggtGAAGAGGACGTGGATAGCATGGAGGAGGGTTCGACGCACAATTTGTGGCGCAGAAGATACAAGGGaaccgacgaggaggacgaagaagaggaggaggacgaagaagaggaggaggacgacgatcccgactcgccggcgccgcagctcatTCTGCCGAAAGGCTTCAACGCACTTTCAAAGGAGAAGCAGGaacggctgctgcagatgcaaggcagcgcggacttcagaagagaaaacaagCGCGCGGCCCCCAAGAAGGCGACAGGAAAACAaacggcgccggcagaggcaggcgtcGAGCGACGTACTTACACGCAGGTACAGCATGAAGACGATCTGCGGAGAGAAGCAATCCGCCTCTTTtgtgcctctccctcccgcgcgaaccgctcgctcgcctccgctttgTCGTCTTCTgagtcgccttcctcctcgctggggcaccgcgcgagaggttgcggcgcagaaggcgggcgaccgcggccgccgggcgacgccgcagagacgccttcttcgccgcacTTCTCGGCTTACCTCGTAGCCTGGCATGACATCGTGGAGCGGCAGGACGCGAGCCAGAAGGCTGAGGAGAAAAttgaggaagacgaggaagtcCGCAGAACTG
The Besnoitia besnoiti strain Bb-Ger1 chromosome VIII, whole genome shotgun sequence genome window above contains:
- a CDS encoding hypothetical protein (encoded by transcript BESB_085050) codes for the protein MRGLAALRPVRRHARDGRGLMACSHLRLAVSALLFLLLAVALPLLWGGTSSPRPARSPGPPRSDFPDSGERGEHVDGGADGEDCRKNRRSRDPTATPAPSRFLLPCAVARQPRAATAATWSLSPSASSGEGTVQWRKPQGRAGEEGSGVEQGLRSVSRRRHAPCAGRERREDRWVDSTRRGAAGGRPAETREIWPLFRQFIPVFASALTLEEPWRARDSGLSVGSLDPSPSLSSLSFFNRDLHRRASVPTRRPFFPQEASAFLKRSPETEDARASEGFELTRGRGDGVGTLAPDTREGQLKNRDQKGGRIGKTRREEALEKLGASGLTRTHVTKREQASVASGGDRRELILFKNLSPLAFLSSAWSVSSAAFFALSSSPSPFSCSASAARSSSFSPLLSRRSFAFPRSPPLSADFTSSETASRRRVSQRASSLLSSSASFPPSSSASAPSRPSVSTSPHSPQVPYAGLPSSSASSLFSSEENAAPDASPADLPAEEIVRFRRKLEELTGLEFSHELKRRGIAVPAKEPQKVLDALVRVLHNELRDIDAKHRLEARHDGEGEGEVDLEGAPAARGGEEATQPRPHLTQSEAARREALLSALQRMPLEEAAGLVKALQDAEHRERRLRRGAAASSAAGGGAQSGQEAAALREAAGRGAEHKAATERLRDSPEAREPLGERGKDDATVAEKETRRPRKSAFAHTAEAEEEDYGSDPSGVEPPEIRFFPEAASAEYWRPKHAWRSELSTLADQLELLSEKSPSDPAKLLLGEGARSRKTAFSDAAADARGGDAGSEPGGASVRRHKARGRRAAGDGADAERGERRDEAAVSEEEPLADFLPSCDDGEPDALDALVEEHVERAPRLVAVKDLLRRELVTLSLVAARPPAPEAEDGRPCVEGEEADREEDARGAAHAQSGSAGRRGAGSGADALWGPRLASRDEDDEEEDEDGEEDVDSMEEGSTHNLWRRRYKGTDEEDEEEEEDEEEEEDDDPDSPAPQLILPKGFNALSKEKQERLLQMQGSADFRRENKRAAPKKATGKQTAPAEAGVERRTYTQVQHEDDLRREAIRLFCASPSRANRSLASALSSSESPSSSLGHRARGCGAEGGRPRPPGDAAETPSSPHFSAYLVAWHDIVERQDASQKAEEKIEEDEEVRRTGMVLLPDAFGWSDFFVRGVADRLADCCKCVVLVPDTRTLSSASSAPPPPPFSPRLSASSPPSGASACPAPHAVRRDELIHCSLRFLKAAFALDSVALVGLEATVEPRDLAQLVATPPPDPHASPRAHSAAAAAVSPAPAPAACPPPLPSFLTGEMTLPDAVVAFYPKGFRPQFVGAHMEAPTLGIFAEPRRRRQAARREPARAGGGIGAAGEEDAERNAQVRTPVDLAPRGFEAGDKGEREQREQAVAAGTQQTGEVESAWEGRAGAQALEKAFREFDRDFQRDFMMHVVDGVSSGFAHRFWNAATKKVEKNREAAEDALLIATSWLDIWQSPMSEPPRFNVINDLTDFPQTFKDFRPRR